One Aquificaceae bacterium genomic window, GCTCTTCCGCCTCTTTCAAACACGCCTCCACAAGCATAGTGCCTATGCCCCTACCCTTATGCTCTTCGCTTACCGCAAGGCTCTTTATCTCCGCAAGGTCTTCCCAGACTATATGGAGACTCGCACAACCTATAAGATTGCCACCCTCTTCACAGACCCAAAAATCCCTTATGTTCTCGTATATGGAGTTAAGGCTTCTGGGAAGTAAGATGCCTTCCTTGGCATAATGGTTTATCAGGTTATATATCTCTCCTGCGTCCTTTAACTTTGCCTTTCTAATCACCATTCGAAGCTCTGAACCACTATGTATCCTTGCTTGCCCGCCTCTTCCAGAAAGCCTTTACTGGCAAAGTCGGTAGCCTTTACCCAAAAGACCGCTCGCATCTTGGAAAGAAGCTCTTCCACCGTCATCCCTTTATAATATAGTCAAGGTCTTTGTAGAAGTTTGGATAAGAAACCGCAACGCAGGCAGGTTCATCTATCACAGTTTCTCCCTCCGCCACGAGCCCCGCTATGGAAAAAGCCATGGCTATCCTATGGTCTTTGTAGGTCTTTATGGTAGCACCCTTGAGGTTTTCAACGCCCTCTATCTCAAAGCCATCTTCAAACTCCTGAACTTTTGCACCCATAGACCTAAGGTTTTCAACCACTGCCCTTATACGGTCGCTCTCTTTTACGCGAAGCTCCTGAGCACCCCTTACCACAGACCTTCCTTCCGCAAGAGCCATAACCACTGCCAAAATAGGAAGCTCATCTATCATAGAAGGCACCTCTTCTGGCAAAACCTCCACACCCTTTAGTCTTCCACTATACCTAACGTAAAGGTCCGCTACTGGCTCCCCAGATAGCTCCCTTAGGTTTTCATACCTTATGTCCGCTCCCATCTGTCTGAGTTTTCTAAAAAAGCCATCCCTTGTAGGATTTACAAGGACATCTTTTAGGACAAGCTCCGAGCCTTCAAGAAGGCAAGCCAAAGCGATAAAAAAGCTCGCAGAGGATGGGTCCGCAGGACAGAATATCTCAGTAGCTTTAAGGCTTTGCCCTCCCGTGAGCTTTACCACATGACCCTCCTGCCCCTCTAACTGAATAATCTCCACACCAAAGGCTCTTAACATTCTTTCTGTATGGTCTCTTGAAAGGACAGGCTCTAAAACCTCCGTGTATCCTTCCGCCCTTAGCCCTGCAAGCAAAAGGGCAGACTTTACCTGTGCGGATGCCTTTCTATTAAAGAAGGAAATACCCCTTAACTTACCACCTCTTATGCACACAGGAAGTTTGTTTCCCTTTTCCCTTCCATCAAGAAAGGCTCCCATCTGTCTGAGAGGCTCTACAACCCTTAGCATAGGTCTTTGCCTTAGGCTTTCATCCCCCGTTATGACACTGAAAAAGTCTTGAGTGGCTAACACCCCCATCATAAGCCTTGCGGTAGTGCCAGAGTTTTTGGCATCAAGCACCTCAAGTGGCTCACGAAACTGATATCCCCTTCCAATTACCCTTAGGTTCTTTCCCTTTCTCTTTACTTCCACGCCAAGTTTTTTTACTATATCTAAGGTTGCCTTTGTATCTTCGGAAGCTAACCACTCTTTTATGTGGCTTTCACCTTCTGCTATGGCAGAGAATATTACCGCCCTATGGGATATGGACTTGTCTGAAGGAACTCTTAGCTCGCCTTTTGCCTTTTTTGCCCTTCTTAGTTTAAGCATATGACTATTCTACCAAAAGCAGGTAAATTCCTATGAAAAGCCCCCACACTATTACAAAGAACCTTACCACCTTTGGCTTAAACCTTTGAGAGATTTTTGCTCCTGCATAT contains:
- a CDS encoding N-acetyltransferase, coding for MVIRKAKLKDAGEIYNLINHYAKEGILLPRSLNSIYENIRDFWVCEEGGNLIGCASLHIVWEDLAEIKSLAVSEEHKGRGIGTMLVEACLKEAEELGVKRVFVLTYAHDFFSKLNFEEVEKIKLPHKVWGECINCVKFPSCDEIAMWIDLEKVSLKHDAKV
- the aroA gene encoding 3-phosphoshikimate 1-carboxyvinyltransferase, which codes for MLKLRRAKKAKGELRVPSDKSISHRAVIFSAIAEGESHIKEWLASEDTKATLDIVKKLGVEVKRKGKNLRVIGRGYQFREPLEVLDAKNSGTTARLMMGVLATQDFFSVITGDESLRQRPMLRVVEPLRQMGAFLDGREKGNKLPVCIRGGKLRGISFFNRKASAQVKSALLLAGLRAEGYTEVLEPVLSRDHTERMLRAFGVEIIQLEGQEGHVVKLTGGQSLKATEIFCPADPSSASFFIALACLLEGSELVLKDVLVNPTRDGFFRKLRQMGADIRYENLRELSGEPVADLYVRYSGRLKGVEVLPEEVPSMIDELPILAVVMALAEGRSVVRGAQELRVKESDRIRAVVENLRSMGAKVQEFEDGFEIEGVENLKGATIKTYKDHRIAMAFSIAGLVAEGETVIDEPACVAVSYPNFYKDLDYIIKG